One genomic window of Coffea eugenioides isolate CCC68of chromosome 1, Ceug_1.0, whole genome shotgun sequence includes the following:
- the LOC113749096 gene encoding isoflavone reductase-like protein, with protein MAGKSKILIIGGTGYIGKFMVEASVKAGHPTFVLVRASTVSDPVKGKIVEGFKNSGPTLVHGDLYDHESLVKAIKQVDVVISTVGQNQLDDQGKIIDAIKEAGNVKRFYPSEFGVDVDRQDAVGPVKFGFVAKSQIRRATEAAGIPYTYIASNAFAGYFLSTFTQQGATAPPRDKVFILGDGNAKVIFIGEHDVGTFTIKTVDDPRTLNKVVYINPPKNCASFNELVAIWEKKIGKTLEKEYISEEQLLKNIQEAPSPLDAILSINHAILVNGTSNFPIEPSFGVETSELYPDVKYTTVEEFLHQFV; from the exons ATGGCGGGAAAAAGCAAGATTTTGATCATCGGTGGAACGGGATATATTGGCAAGTTTATGGTTGAGGCAAGTGTTAAGGCTGGCCATCCCACCTTTGTTCTGGTTAGAGCATCTACAGTTTCTGACCCTGTCAAGGGAAAAATTGTTGAAGGCTTCAAGAACTCAGGCCCAACTCTGGTTCAT GGTGACTTGTATGATCATGAAAGTTTAGTGAAGGCCATAAAACAGGTGGATGTGGTCATATCAACTGTTGGTCAAAATCAATTGGATGATCAGGGGAAGATCATTGACGCAATTAAAGAAGCTGGAAATGTCAAG AGATTCTACCCTTCAGAGTTTGGAGTTGATGTGGATCGCCAAGATGCAGTTGGGCCTGTCAAGTTTGGATTTGTAGCAAAGTCTCAGATTCGTAGAGCGACTGAGGCAGCGGGGATTCCTTACACCTATATCGCATCTAACGCTTTTGCTGGATATTTTCTTTCAACCTTTACACAGCAAGGAGCCACTGCTCCACCACGAGATAAAGTTTTCATCTTGGGAGATGGAAATGCCAAAG TTATTTTCATTGGAGAACATGACGTTGGTACCTTCACCATCAAAACCGTTGATGATCCAAGAACATTGAACAAAGTTGTCTACATTAATCCTCCTAAGAATTGTGCATCATTTAATGAGTTAGTGGCCATATGGGAGAAGAAGATTGGTAAAACGCTGGAGAAGGAATACATTTCTGAGGAACAACTCCTAAAGAACATCCAAG AGGCTCCAAGTCCACTCGACGCCATATTATCAATTAACCATGCAATTCTGGTAAATGGTACTTCCAACTTTCCAATTGAGCCATCTTTCGGTGTAGAGACTTCAGAGCTTTATCCTGATGTCAAGTACACCACTGTCGAGGAGTTCCTTCATCAATTCGTCTAA